In a genomic window of Microterricola viridarii:
- the dnaN gene encoding DNA polymerase III subunit beta → MKFQANRDVFSEAVSFAVKLLPQRTTLPILSGVLIQATETGLILSSFDYEVSAQTEIAADVEETGTVLVSGRLLAEIASRLPNAPVRFSTEESRIVVSSGSASFTLLSMPVEEYPSIPQISSESGLVPAEEFAAAVAQVAVAASRDDVTPVITGVQLEVSENSLGLVATDRYRVAVREINWDGGSNTSSEPITALVPARTLQEVGKTFGNAGNISVAITNTDDRELIAFTANKKTVTSLLIKGNFPPVRRLFPDTIENYAVMNTAELIEATRRVALVLEREAALRYSFSPDGLTLEAIGSEQAQASETIDAVLTGDEIVVSLKPQFLLDGLGAVHSEFVRISFTRTENPNKPGPVLITSQSSKEQPGADSYKYLLQPNLLLR, encoded by the coding sequence GTGAAGTTTCAGGCCAACCGGGATGTGTTCAGCGAGGCGGTTTCCTTCGCCGTCAAACTCCTCCCGCAGCGCACAACGCTGCCCATCCTGAGCGGCGTGCTCATTCAGGCCACCGAGACCGGGCTGATCCTGTCCTCGTTCGACTACGAGGTGTCGGCCCAGACCGAGATTGCGGCCGACGTCGAGGAGACGGGGACCGTCCTGGTCTCCGGCCGCCTCCTGGCCGAGATCGCCAGCCGACTCCCGAACGCTCCCGTGCGCTTCAGCACGGAGGAAAGCCGCATTGTCGTCAGCAGCGGCTCCGCCAGCTTCACCCTGCTCTCCATGCCGGTCGAGGAATACCCGAGCATCCCGCAGATCAGCTCCGAGTCGGGGCTCGTCCCCGCCGAGGAATTCGCCGCAGCTGTGGCCCAGGTCGCCGTCGCCGCCTCCCGCGACGATGTCACCCCCGTCATCACGGGCGTCCAGCTTGAGGTGAGCGAGAACAGCCTCGGCCTCGTCGCCACCGACCGCTACCGCGTCGCGGTGCGCGAGATCAACTGGGACGGCGGCAGCAACACCAGCTCCGAGCCCATCACCGCGCTGGTTCCGGCCCGCACCCTGCAGGAGGTCGGCAAGACGTTCGGCAACGCCGGCAACATCTCCGTCGCCATCACGAACACGGATGACCGCGAACTGATCGCGTTCACCGCGAACAAGAAGACGGTCACCAGCCTGCTCATCAAGGGCAACTTCCCGCCGGTCCGCCGCCTGTTCCCCGACACGATCGAGAACTACGCGGTGATGAACACCGCCGAGCTCATCGAGGCGACCCGCCGCGTCGCACTCGTCCTGGAGCGCGAAGCCGCGCTGCGCTACAGCTTCTCGCCCGACGGGCTCACGCTGGAGGCGATTGGCTCCGAGCAGGCTCAGGCCTCCGAGACCATCGACGCCGTGCTTACCGGAGACGAGATCGTTGTGTCGCTGAAGCCCCAGTTCCTTCTCGACGGACTGGGCGCCGTGCACTCCGAGTTCGTGCGCATCTCGTTCACCCGCACCGAGAACCCGAACAAGCCGGGTCCGGTGCTGATCACCAGCCAGAGCTCGAAGGAGCAGCCGGGCGCCGACAGCTACAAGTACCTGCTGCAGCCGAACCTGCTCCTCCGCTGA
- the yidD gene encoding membrane protein insertion efficiency factor YidD, which translates to MNRFLATILLVPRNIAFLLLRGYRAVISPLYGDVCRYYPSCSHYALTAVQDRGVIVGGALAVRRLVRCHPWAEGGIDDVPLKRVQRYRVNAFGFVVAGQGKG; encoded by the coding sequence GTGAACAGATTTCTGGCCACGATCCTTCTCGTCCCGCGCAACATCGCATTTTTGTTGCTGCGCGGCTATCGCGCGGTGATTTCTCCGCTGTACGGGGATGTCTGTCGCTATTACCCCTCGTGTTCGCACTACGCGCTCACGGCGGTGCAGGATCGCGGCGTCATCGTGGGCGGGGCCCTTGCGGTCAGACGCCTGGTGCGTTGCCACCCCTGGGCAGAGGGCGGGATCGATGATGTTCCCCTCAAGCGCGTTCAGCGTTATCGCGTGAATGCATTCGGCTTTGTCGTTGCAGGCCAAGGAAAGGGCTAA
- the gyrB gene encoding DNA topoisomerase (ATP-hydrolyzing) subunit B, with protein MTSEPNTSDPVPEYGANEIQVLEGLEAVRKRPGMYIGSTGPRGLHHLVYEIVDNSVDEALAGYCDTIDVTILADGAVRVDDNGRGIPVDLNQGLGISTVEVVLTVLHAGGKFGGGGYAVSGGLHGVGSSVVNALSSRLEVEVRRQGHVWRQSFKHGVPDAPLAMGEPSEETGTRITFWPSPDTFETVEFDYETLRARFQQMTFLNKGLRINLTDERESSRDEEGKPRHNSYLYEQGLKDYVEYLNNAKKAEIVHDEIISFESEGADKKIALEVAMQWTTAYTESVHTYANTINTHEGGTHEEGFRAALTTLVNKYAREKGILKEKDENLSGDDVREGLTAVISIKLAEPQFEGQTKTKLGNTEAKAFVQRVVGVELADWFDRNPNQAKDIIRKSLQAATARLAARKAREGARRKGLLESGGMPGKLKDCQSKDPSISEIFIVEGDSAGGSAVQGRNPETQAILPLRGKILNVEKARLDRALGNAEVQAMITAFGAGIGEDFNTEKVRYHKIVLMADADVDGQHITTLLLTLLFRYMRPLIDLGYVYLAQPPLYRLKWSNSAHEYVYSDRERDALLVEGQAAGKRIPKDNGIQRYKGLGEMDYSELWETTMNPESRTLLQVTLDDAAAADEIFSTLMGEDVESRRNFIQQNAKDVRFLDI; from the coding sequence ATGACATCGGAACCGAACACGAGCGATCCAGTGCCCGAGTACGGCGCAAACGAGATCCAGGTTCTTGAAGGCCTCGAAGCGGTGCGGAAGCGCCCGGGTATGTACATCGGTTCCACCGGTCCCCGCGGTCTGCACCACCTGGTCTACGAGATCGTCGACAACTCCGTCGATGAGGCTCTCGCCGGCTACTGCGACACCATTGACGTGACGATTCTGGCCGACGGCGCCGTCCGCGTCGACGACAACGGCCGCGGCATCCCCGTCGACCTGAACCAGGGCCTCGGGATCTCCACCGTCGAGGTCGTCCTCACCGTTCTGCACGCCGGTGGAAAGTTCGGCGGCGGCGGGTACGCCGTCTCCGGCGGCCTGCACGGCGTGGGCTCCTCCGTCGTGAACGCGCTCTCCAGCCGCCTCGAGGTCGAGGTGCGCCGGCAGGGCCACGTCTGGCGTCAGTCTTTCAAGCACGGTGTCCCCGACGCGCCGCTCGCCATGGGCGAGCCGTCAGAGGAGACCGGCACCCGGATCACCTTCTGGCCGAGCCCTGACACCTTCGAGACCGTCGAGTTCGACTACGAGACGCTGCGGGCACGCTTCCAGCAGATGACGTTCCTAAACAAGGGCCTGCGCATCAACCTCACCGACGAGCGCGAGTCGAGCCGTGACGAGGAGGGCAAGCCCCGCCACAACTCGTACCTCTACGAGCAGGGCCTCAAGGACTACGTCGAGTACCTCAACAACGCCAAGAAGGCCGAGATCGTCCACGACGAGATCATCTCCTTCGAGTCGGAGGGCGCCGACAAGAAGATCGCGCTCGAGGTGGCCATGCAGTGGACCACGGCGTACACCGAGAGCGTGCACACCTACGCGAACACGATCAACACGCACGAGGGCGGAACCCACGAAGAGGGCTTCCGCGCCGCGCTCACCACGCTGGTCAACAAGTACGCCCGCGAGAAGGGCATCCTCAAGGAGAAGGACGAGAACCTCTCCGGCGACGACGTGCGCGAGGGCCTCACCGCCGTCATCTCGATCAAATTGGCCGAGCCGCAGTTCGAGGGTCAGACCAAGACCAAGCTCGGCAACACCGAGGCGAAGGCATTCGTGCAGCGCGTCGTCGGCGTCGAGCTGGCCGACTGGTTCGACCGCAACCCGAACCAGGCCAAAGACATCATCCGCAAGTCACTGCAGGCGGCGACCGCCCGCCTGGCCGCGCGCAAGGCGCGCGAGGGTGCCCGCCGCAAGGGGCTGCTCGAGTCGGGCGGCATGCCGGGCAAGCTGAAGGACTGCCAGTCGAAGGATCCGTCGATCTCGGAGATCTTCATCGTCGAGGGTGACTCGGCCGGCGGTTCCGCCGTGCAGGGTCGCAACCCGGAGACGCAGGCCATCCTGCCGCTGCGCGGCAAGATCCTCAACGTGGAGAAGGCGCGCCTGGACCGCGCACTCGGCAACGCCGAGGTGCAGGCCATGATCACCGCCTTCGGCGCGGGCATCGGCGAGGACTTCAACACCGAGAAGGTCCGCTACCACAAGATCGTCTTGATGGCGGATGCCGACGTCGACGGCCAGCACATCACCACGCTGCTGCTGACGCTGCTGTTCCGGTACATGCGCCCGCTCATCGACCTCGGCTACGTCTACCTGGCGCAGCCCCCGCTGTACCGGCTCAAGTGGTCGAACTCGGCCCACGAGTACGTCTACTCAGACCGGGAGCGCGACGCGCTGCTGGTCGAGGGCCAGGCCGCGGGCAAGCGGATCCCGAAGGACAACGGCATCCAGCGCTACAAGGGTCTCGGCGAGATGGACTACTCGGAGCTGTGGGAGACCACGATGAACCCCGAGTCCCGCACGCTGCTGCAGGTCACCCTGGACGACGCGGCCGCGGCCGACGAGATCTTCTCCACGCTGATGGGCGAGGACGTCGAGAGCCGGCGCAACTTCATCCAGCAGAACGCGAAAGACGTGCGCTTCCTGGACATCTGA
- a CDS encoding Jag family protein, whose amino-acid sequence MTDVQNIPTADDAVVEAPATAAFDAGFESAAPERSAAPSQAQLEQEGDIAADYIEEFLDICDLDGDIDIDARNGRAYLSVNAGEGANISVLSRPDTVNALQELTRLAVQSKTGVFSRLILDIGGSREAREEELTALVTRAIERIEAGASSAALPAMSSYERKLVHDIVGERGYTSESDGEGRDRHTVISRRA is encoded by the coding sequence ATGACCGACGTTCAGAACATCCCGACCGCTGATGACGCGGTCGTCGAGGCACCGGCCACCGCAGCATTCGACGCCGGCTTCGAGTCGGCCGCTCCGGAGCGCTCGGCTGCGCCCTCCCAGGCCCAGCTCGAGCAGGAGGGCGACATCGCCGCGGACTACATCGAGGAGTTCCTCGACATCTGCGATCTCGATGGCGACATCGACATCGATGCCCGCAACGGCCGCGCCTACCTCTCGGTGAACGCCGGCGAGGGCGCGAACATCTCGGTGCTCTCCCGCCCCGACACCGTGAACGCCCTGCAGGAGCTGACCCGCCTGGCCGTGCAGAGCAAGACCGGCGTGTTCTCCCGCCTGATCCTCGACATCGGGGGCTCGCGTGAGGCCCGTGAGGAAGAGCTCACCGCCCTCGTCACCCGCGCCATCGAGCGCATCGAGGCCGGCGCCTCGTCCGCGGCACTTCCCGCCATGTCGTCCTACGAGCGCAAGCTCGTGCACGACATCGTGGGCGAGCGCGGCTACACCTCGGAATCCGACGGTGAGGGCCGCGACCGCCACACCGTGATCAGCCGCCGCGCCTAG
- the gnd gene encoding phosphogluconate dehydrogenase (NAD(+)-dependent, decarboxylating) translates to MHIGLVGLGKMGDNMRARLRANGIEVTGFDRNPAVTDVASMADLVAALPAPRTVWVMVPAGSITDAVIEELDGLLEAGDLVIDGGNSRFTEDFKHAELLGAHGIDYIDAGVSGGVWGRENGYGLMVGGSAAQVERVMPVFDALRPEGPREEGFVHVGEVGAGHYAKMVHNGIEYALMQAYAEGYELLDARTDLIKDVPGTFKAWQRGTVVRSWLLELLVRALDEDADLSDIEGYVDDSGEGRWTVEEAIANAVPVPTISASIFARFVSRQEDSPAMKAVAALRNQFGGHEVKKADG, encoded by the coding sequence ATGCACATCGGTCTCGTCGGCCTCGGCAAAATGGGCGACAACATGCGTGCCCGCTTGCGCGCCAACGGCATCGAGGTCACCGGGTTCGACCGCAACCCGGCGGTCACGGATGTCGCGAGCATGGCCGATCTGGTCGCCGCGCTGCCGGCGCCGCGCACCGTCTGGGTCATGGTTCCGGCCGGATCCATCACCGACGCGGTGATCGAGGAGCTGGACGGCTTGTTGGAGGCCGGCGACCTGGTGATCGATGGCGGGAACTCGCGCTTCACCGAGGACTTCAAGCACGCAGAACTGCTCGGAGCGCACGGCATCGACTACATCGACGCCGGCGTCTCCGGCGGGGTGTGGGGCCGGGAGAACGGCTACGGCCTGATGGTCGGTGGCAGCGCTGCGCAGGTGGAGCGGGTCATGCCCGTCTTCGATGCGCTGCGCCCGGAGGGCCCGCGCGAGGAGGGCTTCGTGCACGTGGGCGAGGTCGGCGCCGGGCATTACGCCAAGATGGTGCACAACGGCATCGAATATGCGCTGATGCAGGCATACGCCGAGGGCTATGAACTGCTCGACGCGCGCACCGACCTGATCAAGGACGTTCCCGGAACGTTCAAGGCGTGGCAGCGCGGAACCGTCGTGCGGTCCTGGCTGCTCGAGCTGCTCGTGCGGGCCCTCGACGAGGACGCCGACCTCAGCGACATCGAGGGATACGTCGACGATTCCGGCGAGGGCCGGTGGACCGTCGAGGAGGCCATCGCCAACGCCGTACCCGTCCCCACGATCAGCGCTTCCATCTTCGCCCGCTTCGTCTCCCGCCAGGAGGACTCGCCCGCGATGAAGGCCGTCGCGGCGCTCCGGAACCAGTTCGGCGGCCACGAGGTGAAGAAAGCCGACGGTTAG
- the recF gene encoding DNA replication/repair protein RecF (All proteins in this family for which functions are known are DNA-binding proteins that assist the filamentation of RecA onto DNA for the initiation of recombination or recombinational repair.), with the protein MFVSHLSLADFRNYAVAEVELRPGPNLIVGRNGQGKTNLVEALGYLSTLGSHRVSSDQAMIRAGQDAAIIRARLEHAQRSILAEVQLNRASANRAQINRSAIKPRELPRYFSSVLFAPEDLSLVRGDPSGRRRFLDQLLVLRSPRLAGVLADYDRVLKQRNTLLKSARARGVRGDALSTLDIWDERLVALGSEIIDERMQLTRALRDPLSRAYHSVAGDDHGPELRPLLSIYGGAAADAEDEGFGGPGSTGSVSGDGWTDGESTAEKFRDSLREVRGKELDRAITLIGPHRDDLVFMLNALPTKGYASHGESWSFALALKLAAAEILRHESASGDPVLILDDVFAELDQQRRSRLAEAVTGYEQVLITAAVLEDIPPALTAHTIHIRAGEVVDG; encoded by the coding sequence GTGTTCGTTTCCCATCTGAGCCTCGCCGACTTCCGCAATTACGCGGTCGCCGAGGTCGAACTGCGCCCGGGGCCGAATCTGATCGTCGGCCGCAACGGCCAGGGCAAGACGAATCTCGTCGAGGCGTTGGGCTACCTCAGCACCCTCGGCTCGCACCGGGTGTCCAGCGACCAGGCCATGATCCGCGCCGGCCAAGATGCCGCGATCATCCGGGCCCGGCTCGAACACGCACAGCGCTCGATCCTGGCCGAGGTCCAGCTGAACCGGGCCAGCGCCAATCGCGCGCAGATCAACCGCTCGGCGATCAAGCCGCGGGAGCTGCCGCGCTATTTCTCCAGTGTCCTCTTCGCACCGGAGGACCTCTCGCTCGTGCGCGGTGACCCGTCCGGGCGCCGGCGCTTCCTCGACCAGCTCCTGGTGCTGCGCTCCCCGCGCCTGGCCGGGGTGCTGGCCGACTACGACCGCGTGCTGAAACAACGCAACACCCTGCTGAAATCGGCCAGGGCCCGCGGCGTGCGCGGCGACGCGCTCTCCACCCTCGACATCTGGGACGAGCGCCTCGTCGCGCTCGGCTCCGAGATCATCGACGAGCGGATGCAGCTGACCCGCGCTCTGCGGGATCCGCTGAGCCGCGCCTACCACTCCGTCGCCGGCGACGACCACGGGCCAGAACTCCGCCCGCTGCTCAGTATTTACGGCGGTGCGGCCGCCGACGCCGAGGACGAGGGCTTCGGAGGGCCGGGTTCGACGGGCTCAGTCAGCGGCGACGGGTGGACCGACGGCGAGAGCACCGCAGAAAAATTTCGCGACTCGCTTCGCGAGGTGCGCGGCAAGGAGCTCGACCGTGCGATCACGCTGATCGGGCCGCATCGCGACGACCTCGTGTTCATGCTGAACGCGCTCCCGACCAAGGGTTACGCCAGCCACGGCGAGTCGTGGTCGTTCGCGCTCGCCCTCAAGCTGGCCGCCGCAGAGATCCTGCGCCACGAGTCGGCATCCGGCGACCCCGTGCTGATCCTGGACGATGTCTTCGCCGAGCTGGACCAACAGCGCCGCAGCCGGTTGGCCGAGGCGGTGACCGGCTACGAGCAGGTGCTCATCACGGCAGCGGTGCTCGAGGACATTCCCCCCGCGCTGACCGCCCACACCATCCACATCCGCGCCGGGGAGGTCGTCGATGGTTGA
- the rpmH gene encoding 50S ribosomal protein L34 has protein sequence MSKRTFQPNNRRRAKVHGFRLRMRTRAGRAILGARRRKGRVELSA, from the coding sequence ATGAGCAAGAGAACGTTCCAGCCGAACAACCGTCGTCGCGCCAAGGTGCACGGTTTCCGCCTGCGCATGCGTACCCGCGCCGGCCGCGCCATCCTGGGCGCTCGTCGCCGCAAGGGTCGCGTCGAGCTTTCCGCTTAA
- the dnaA gene encoding chromosomal replication initiator protein DnaA: protein MADVEQPIENTWAAVLAGLSADSTITPMLYGFLNLVEPKGIAAGTFYLEVPNDFTASMLNQRMRTSLLAAMSAIGTPAIANFYVVVNPELESEVATQQAFETQEAGTLAAAAMPAHLAAPPLVQPQANVVETPAAPQSVFEHSSPEQSNDTRLNPKYSFDNFVIGQSNRFAHAAAVAVAEAPAKAYNPLFIYGDSGLGKTHLLHAIGHYAMSLYPGVRVRYVSSEEFTNDFINSIANNRGAVFQSRYRNIDILLIDDIQFLQGKAETQEAFFHTFNTLHDHNKQVVITSDLPPKALTGFEDRMRSRFEWGLITDVQVPDLETRIAILRKKAQSERMQAPDDILEFIATKVSSNIRELEGTLIRVTAFASLNRTPVDMNLVQTVLKDLITLDEDNVIAPADIITNTADYFKLTVDDLYGSSRSQAVATARQIAMYLCRELTNLSLPKIGQLFGNRDHTTVMYANKKISELMKERRSIYNQVTELTNRIKQNHRYK, encoded by the coding sequence ATGGCCGACGTCGAACAGCCGATCGAGAACACCTGGGCCGCGGTACTCGCGGGTCTCTCCGCCGACAGCACAATCACGCCCATGCTCTACGGATTCCTCAATCTGGTCGAGCCCAAGGGCATCGCCGCGGGCACCTTCTATCTGGAGGTGCCCAACGACTTCACCGCGAGCATGCTGAACCAGCGCATGCGCACCTCGTTGCTCGCCGCGATGAGCGCCATCGGCACGCCGGCGATCGCCAACTTCTACGTGGTCGTCAACCCCGAGCTCGAGAGCGAGGTGGCTACCCAGCAGGCTTTCGAGACGCAGGAGGCAGGAACCCTCGCCGCGGCCGCGATGCCGGCCCACCTGGCCGCACCTCCGCTGGTGCAGCCGCAGGCGAATGTCGTCGAGACGCCGGCGGCGCCGCAGTCCGTGTTCGAACACAGCTCGCCGGAGCAGTCCAATGACACCCGGCTGAACCCGAAGTACAGCTTCGACAACTTCGTCATCGGGCAGTCCAACCGTTTCGCCCACGCCGCGGCCGTCGCCGTCGCCGAGGCTCCCGCGAAGGCGTACAACCCGCTCTTCATCTATGGGGACTCCGGGCTGGGCAAGACCCACCTCCTGCACGCCATCGGCCACTACGCGATGAGCCTGTACCCGGGTGTGCGCGTGCGCTACGTCAGCTCCGAGGAGTTCACGAACGACTTCATCAACTCGATCGCCAACAACCGCGGCGCCGTCTTCCAGTCCCGCTACCGCAACATCGACATCCTGCTGATCGACGACATCCAGTTCCTGCAGGGGAAGGCCGAGACCCAGGAGGCCTTCTTCCACACCTTCAACACACTGCACGACCACAACAAGCAGGTGGTCATCACCAGCGACCTGCCGCCCAAGGCGCTCACCGGCTTCGAGGACCGCATGCGCAGCCGCTTCGAGTGGGGCCTCATCACCGACGTCCAGGTGCCCGACCTGGAGACGCGCATCGCCATTCTGCGCAAGAAGGCGCAGTCCGAGCGGATGCAGGCGCCCGACGACATCCTCGAGTTCATCGCGACCAAGGTCTCCTCGAACATCCGTGAGCTGGAGGGAACGCTGATCCGCGTGACCGCGTTCGCCAGCCTCAACCGCACGCCCGTCGACATGAACCTGGTGCAGACGGTGCTCAAGGACCTGATCACGCTCGACGAGGACAACGTCATCGCGCCGGCCGACATCATCACGAACACGGCCGACTACTTCAAGCTCACCGTCGACGACCTCTACGGCTCGAGCCGCTCACAGGCCGTCGCCACGGCCCGGCAGATCGCCATGTACCTCTGCCGTGAGCTGACGAACCTCTCCCTGCCCAAGATCGGCCAGCTCTTCGGCAACCGCGACCACACCACGGTGATGTACGCGAACAAGAAGATCAGCGAGCTCATGAAGGAGCGTCGCTCGATCTACAACCAGGTCACCGAGCTCACCAACCGAATCAAGCAGAACCACCGCTACAAGTAG
- the rnpA gene encoding ribonuclease P protein component: MLAKANRITTADDYKGVVRRGRRYVTPHLVTYVRSGSEVQTSGARGARFGFIVAKTVGGAVQRNRVRRRLKAASFELLDQVHPGIDVVIRALPGSSDASWETMRSELATSLARSANPGAARRRENVS, encoded by the coding sequence GTGCTTGCCAAGGCGAACCGCATCACAACGGCCGACGACTATAAAGGCGTCGTTCGGAGGGGGCGGAGATACGTCACACCTCATCTTGTGACGTACGTGCGTTCCGGCTCCGAAGTGCAGACTTCTGGCGCCCGGGGCGCTCGTTTTGGCTTTATCGTCGCCAAGACAGTCGGCGGGGCCGTGCAGCGTAACCGCGTGCGGCGCCGACTGAAGGCGGCGAGCTTTGAGCTGCTTGACCAGGTTCACCCAGGCATCGACGTCGTCATTCGCGCCCTGCCTGGGAGTTCCGACGCTTCCTGGGAGACCATGAGAAGCGAACTTGCCACCTCGCTGGCGCGTTCGGCGAACCCTGGCGCCGCGCGGCGCCGAGAAAACGTATCGTGA
- a CDS encoding DUF721 domain-containing protein, translating into MVDQPIGTNERNEAGETEASRVYLHLKDVFGGMPRGPRLKRKKRHDPTESQAFGVGRDPKGLGASLEMLTNQLGWRAPLTQAELLNSWAAIAGAETAKHSTPLGIDEGVLTVQCESTAWATQLRLMRVEIMTRIITEFKEAGVVSIRFQGPNAPSWKKGPRSIPGRGPRDTYG; encoded by the coding sequence ATGGTTGACCAGCCGATCGGGACGAACGAGCGGAACGAGGCAGGCGAGACCGAGGCCAGCCGCGTCTATCTGCACCTCAAGGACGTGTTCGGCGGGATGCCGCGCGGGCCGCGCCTCAAACGCAAGAAGCGCCACGACCCGACCGAGAGTCAGGCCTTCGGCGTCGGCCGCGACCCGAAGGGGCTCGGCGCGTCCCTCGAGATGCTGACGAACCAGCTCGGCTGGCGCGCACCGCTCACCCAGGCCGAACTGCTGAATTCGTGGGCGGCGATCGCCGGCGCGGAGACCGCGAAACACTCGACGCCGCTCGGCATCGACGAGGGTGTACTCACCGTTCAGTGCGAATCGACGGCCTGGGCAACACAATTGCGGTTGATGCGGGTCGAGATCATGACGCGCATCATCACCGAGTTCAAGGAAGCGGGCGTCGTTTCGATCCGCTTTCAGGGGCCGAACGCCCCGTCGTGGAAAAAGGGCCCCAGATCGATTCCAGGGCGCGGTCCGCGCGATACCTACGGCTAA
- the yidC gene encoding membrane protein insertase YidC, protein MDLISIILWPLKWAVELLLVGWHWVLGVAGMDPAAGLTWVLSIVGLVLVVRAALIPIFVKQIKNQRRMLEVAPQLKKIQEKYKGKKDQFSREAMSRETMELYKKTGTNPLSSCLPLLLQMPIFFALFSVLNDAQHGKSGVGPLNETLAKQFGDASLFGVAPLHSSFASQWTLMIAGQPFDAAVMVIAAIMVILMTASQFITQLQIVSKNMSPETKASPMFKQQRIMLYLLPLVFAFSGVAFPLGVMFYWLTSNVWTMVQQFIVIRNMPTPGSEAAKAREERLARKGKLIATDGTVIVVDEEAAKKTQRQQPISKNRAKKQIKPGEQK, encoded by the coding sequence ATGGACTTGATCTCGATCATTCTCTGGCCTCTGAAGTGGGCCGTTGAGCTCCTTCTGGTCGGCTGGCACTGGGTGTTGGGCGTCGCCGGAATGGACCCGGCAGCCGGTCTCACCTGGGTGCTCTCCATCGTGGGCCTCGTGCTCGTCGTGCGCGCCGCCCTGATCCCGATCTTCGTCAAGCAGATCAAGAACCAGCGCCGCATGCTGGAGGTTGCCCCGCAGCTGAAGAAGATCCAGGAGAAGTACAAGGGCAAGAAGGACCAGTTCTCTCGCGAGGCGATGTCTCGCGAGACGATGGAGCTCTACAAGAAGACGGGCACCAACCCGCTGAGCTCGTGCCTGCCGCTGCTGCTGCAGATGCCGATCTTCTTCGCCCTGTTCTCCGTGCTCAACGACGCACAGCACGGCAAGTCCGGCGTCGGCCCTCTCAACGAGACGCTCGCGAAGCAGTTCGGTGACGCCTCGCTCTTCGGCGTCGCCCCGCTGCACAGCTCGTTCGCCTCGCAGTGGACCCTCATGATCGCCGGCCAGCCGTTCGACGCGGCCGTCATGGTCATCGCAGCCATCATGGTCATCCTGATGACCGCCTCGCAGTTCATCACGCAACTCCAGATCGTCTCCAAGAACATGTCGCCGGAGACCAAGGCGAGCCCGATGTTCAAGCAGCAGCGCATCATGCTCTACCTGCTCCCCCTGGTGTTCGCCTTCTCCGGTGTCGCGTTCCCGCTCGGCGTCATGTTCTACTGGCTCACCTCGAACGTCTGGACGATGGTCCAGCAGTTCATCGTCATCCGGAACATGCCCACCCCCGGCAGCGAGGCCGCCAAGGCCCGCGAGGAGCGTCTCGCCCGCAAGGGAAAGCTCATCGCCACCGACGGAACCGTTATCGTCGTAGACGAAGAAGCGGCCAAGAAGACCCAGCGGCAGCAGCCGATCAGCAAGAACCGGGCCAAGAAGCAAATCAAGCCCGGCGAACAGAAGTAG
- the rsmG gene encoding 16S rRNA (guanine(527)-N(7))-methyltransferase RsmG, with protein sequence MIDTLEEEPSAAATVFGEQLELGRAFTTNLATHGEELGLIGPLELPRLWTRHVLNCAIVAPLLRPGLVGDVGSGAGLPGLVLAIARPDVNFVLIEPMERRVAWLNSQVQELGLQNVEVLRSRAEETKREGSFDQVTARAVSALRTLLPLTAPLLKQGGELVLMKGAGAPAEIGAAEKAIRKYKLSSVEVLVLGEGILSEETRVIRATVG encoded by the coding sequence ATGATCGACACGCTCGAAGAAGAACCCTCGGCCGCCGCAACGGTGTTCGGGGAGCAGCTGGAACTGGGCCGCGCGTTCACCACCAACCTGGCGACACACGGCGAGGAGCTCGGCCTGATCGGGCCGCTGGAACTCCCCCGGCTGTGGACCAGGCACGTGTTGAACTGCGCGATCGTCGCCCCGCTGCTCCGCCCCGGGCTCGTCGGCGATGTGGGCAGCGGTGCTGGCCTGCCCGGACTGGTGCTCGCCATCGCCCGTCCCGACGTCAACTTCGTGTTGATCGAGCCGATGGAGCGACGCGTCGCCTGGCTGAACTCCCAGGTGCAGGAGCTCGGCCTGCAGAACGTCGAGGTTCTGCGCTCGCGCGCCGAGGAGACTAAGCGTGAGGGCTCCTTCGACCAGGTGACGGCCCGTGCGGTGAGCGCCCTGCGCACGCTGTTGCCGTTGACCGCTCCCCTGCTCAAGCAGGGCGGCGAGCTCGTGCTCATGAAGGGCGCAGGCGCCCCGGCCGAGATCGGCGCGGCCGAGAAGGCCATTCGCAAGTACAAGCTCAGCTCCGTGGAGGTTCTTGTACTTGGCGAGGGCATCCTGAGCGAAGAAACTCGCGTCATTCGGGCTACAGTGGGTTAG